A genome region from Rhinoderma darwinii isolate aRhiDar2 unplaced genomic scaffold, aRhiDar2.hap1 Scaffold_69, whole genome shotgun sequence includes the following:
- the LOC142728751 gene encoding phosphatidylinositol polyphosphate 5-phosphatase type IV-like isoform X1, with protein sequence MPFWRKTKKYHVSQIPDKGNLMKEIPTMEEPNISLQKFSIIKDIPAEKCSDPSHSKSCDIGSKNTKKSAIRSLGSSAVIGAKELDRCFPNRRLRLYVATWNMEGKEFPQNLEDLLLPSDDTKDIYVIGVQEGCPNRREWEIKLQETLGPHYVLYHSSGLGVLYLTIFIRRELIWFCSEVEHTHVTTRLFHHVKTKGALGVAFTVFGTSFLFINSHMRFGAVHKRIQDYKTITEGLRLPQIIPERINSNALDVTSRFDRVFWFGDLNFQLKEDRKNVESLLKNIKGRDMSSLLKHDHLNEAKNNGSIFVGFKEHTIEFLPTYKFDIGTDTYDTSEKQRIPSYTDRVLFKSQYEGDVRVLRYDSCPVLKTSDHRPVFGIFEVKLRPGSDNIPLAGGSFDRKIYLKGIRRLGQKK encoded by the exons atgcccttttggagaaaaacaaaaaaatatcatgtctctcagattcctgataaaggaaatctgatgaaagagataccaactatggaagagcctaacatctcgctccagaagttttctatCATCAAAGATATACCAGctgaaaaatgcagcgatccaagtcacagcaaatcttgtgacattggctcaaagaataccaagaagagcgcaatcaggagcttgggcagcagcgctgtgattggcgctaaagaactggatcgctgtttcccaaatagacggctgagattatacgttgccacctggaatatggaggggaag gagttcccacaaaatctagaggatctgctgttgccatcagatgacaccaaagacatttatgtaattggcgttcaggaaggatgtccaaacag acgggaatgggagataaaattacaagagACCCTTGGTCCgcactacgtgctataccattcatccgggctcggagtcctgtatctcaccatctttattcgacgggagctgatctggttctgctcag aggtagagcacacccatgttacaaccaggctattccaccatgtaaaaactaaaggagccttgggtgttgccttcactgtctttgggacatcattcctgtttattaattcccatatgagat ttggggcagtccacaagaggatccaggactataaaaccatcactgagggtctccgtctgcctcaaattattccggaaagaataaactccaatgcct tggacgtcaccagccgctttgatcgggttttttggtttggggacctcaattttcaactaaaagaggacagaaaaaacgtggaatctcttctgaaaaacattaagggaagagatatgtccagtctcctcaaacacgaccatctgaatgaagccaagaacaacg ggtccatatttgtagggtttaaggagcacaccattgaattccttcctacatacaagttcgacattggcacagacacctacgatacatcagaaaagcagagaattccatcatatacg gacagggtgttgtttaagagccaatacgagggagatgtgcgagtcctgagatacgactcatgccctgttttgaagacctcagaccaccgacccgtttttggcatctttgaagtaaagctcagacctggttcagataa catcccattggctggtggaagctttgaccgcaagatctatttgaagggcattaggaggttaggacaaaaaaagtag
- the LOC142728751 gene encoding phosphatidylinositol polyphosphate 5-phosphatase type IV-like isoform X2, with the protein MPFWRKTKKYHVSQIPDKGNLMKEIPTMEEPNISLQKFSIIKDIPAEKCSDPSHSKSCDIGSKNTKKSAIRSLGSSAVIGAKELDRCFPNRRLRLYVATWNMEGKEFPQNLEDLLLPSDDTKDIYVIGVQEGCPNRREWEIKLQETLGPHYVLYHSSGLGVLYLTIFIRRELIWFCSEVEHTHVTTRLFHHVKTKGALGVAFTVFGTSFLFINSHMRFGAVHKRIQDYKTITEGLRLPQIIPERINSNALDVTSRFDRVFWFGDLNFQLKEDRKNVESLLKNIKGRDMSSLLKHDHLNEAKNNGSIFVGFKEHTIEFLPTYKFDIGTDTYDTSEKQRIPSYTDRVLFKSQYEGDVRVLRYDSCPVLKTSDHRPVFGIFEVKLRPGSDNIFLIPASHWLVEALTARSI; encoded by the exons atgcccttttggagaaaaacaaaaaaatatcatgtctctcagattcctgataaaggaaatctgatgaaagagataccaactatggaagagcctaacatctcgctccagaagttttctatCATCAAAGATATACCAGctgaaaaatgcagcgatccaagtcacagcaaatcttgtgacattggctcaaagaataccaagaagagcgcaatcaggagcttgggcagcagcgctgtgattggcgctaaagaactggatcgctgtttcccaaatagacggctgagattatacgttgccacctggaatatggaggggaag gagttcccacaaaatctagaggatctgctgttgccatcagatgacaccaaagacatttatgtaattggcgttcaggaaggatgtccaaacag acgggaatgggagataaaattacaagagACCCTTGGTCCgcactacgtgctataccattcatccgggctcggagtcctgtatctcaccatctttattcgacgggagctgatctggttctgctcag aggtagagcacacccatgttacaaccaggctattccaccatgtaaaaactaaaggagccttgggtgttgccttcactgtctttgggacatcattcctgtttattaattcccatatgagat ttggggcagtccacaagaggatccaggactataaaaccatcactgagggtctccgtctgcctcaaattattccggaaagaataaactccaatgcct tggacgtcaccagccgctttgatcgggttttttggtttggggacctcaattttcaactaaaagaggacagaaaaaacgtggaatctcttctgaaaaacattaagggaagagatatgtccagtctcctcaaacacgaccatctgaatgaagccaagaacaacg ggtccatatttgtagggtttaaggagcacaccattgaattccttcctacatacaagttcgacattggcacagacacctacgatacatcagaaaagcagagaattccatcatatacg gacagggtgttgtttaagagccaatacgagggagatgtgcgagtcctgagatacgactcatgccctgttttgaagacctcagaccaccgacccgtttttggcatctttgaagtaaagctcagacctggttcagataa tatatttctcattccagcatcccattggctggtggaagctttgaccgcaagatctatttga